In Carya illinoinensis cultivar Pawnee chromosome 6, C.illinoinensisPawnee_v1, whole genome shotgun sequence, a single genomic region encodes these proteins:
- the LOC122314180 gene encoding cytochrome P450 71B9-like has protein sequence MAVFDVPIWLPLLLLLPILLLMKNKIHGRRQNKNLPPSPPSLPIIGNLHQIGDLPHQSMSRLAQRYGPVMLLKFGAKPIVVISSAEAAKEVLKVRDLDCCSRPLLANAGKLTYNYQDIVFAPYGEYWREIRKVCVLELFSAARVQSYRSIREEEVALLVNSISQSSSSATPVNLFEKMLPPTASILCRIAFGKSFRGSDLDNEKFQEVLHEAEAMLASFGASEFFPYVGWIVDRLSGRFQRLDKIFHELDSFLQLAIDFHLNPDNTKEEHEDLVDVLLRIEREQAKSGGAPFTKDNIKAILFDIFVGGSNTAAVTTVWAMAELARNPRVMKKAPDEVRNFVGNKGKVAESDTPHLPYLKTVLKETLRLHPPAAMLLPRETMAPFKISGYDICPKSLLQVNNWAIARDPKYWKNPEEFHPERFYDSSIDYKGQNFELLPFGSGRRGCPGMHMGTTTVELALANLLYCFDWKLPSGMKEEDIHMDESTGPGLTQKRTPLKLVPVKLF, from the exons ATGGCTGTTTTCGACGTACCCATATGGCTTCcacttctccttcttctccCCATTCTGCTACTcatgaaaaacaaaattcatgGTCGGAGGCAAAACAAAAACCTTCCACCAAGCCCTCCAAGCCTTCCCATTATAGGCAATTTGCACCAGATTGGTGATTTGCCTCATCAATCTATGTCGCGACTCGCCCAGAGATATGGCCCCGTGATGCTCCTCAAATTCGGCGCTAAACCGATTGTTGTTATCTCTTCTGCTGAGGCTGCAAAAGAGGTCTTGAAAGTTCGTGATCTCGACTGCTGCAGTCGACCTCTCTTAGCCAACGCTGGAAAATTGACGTACAATTATCAGGACATAGTCTTTGCACCTTATGGCGAATATTGGCGAGAGATAAGGAAAGTCTGTGTTCTTGAGCTTTTTAGCGCGGCAAGGGTGCAGTCATATCGTTCCATTAGGGAAGAAGAAGTGGCTTTGCTTGTAAATTCAATATCTCAGTCTTCATCTTCTGCAACCCCTGTGAATCTCTTTGAGAAGATGTTGCCTCCTACTGCAAGTATCCTCTGTAGGATTGCTTTTGGAAAGAGCTTCCGGGGGAGtgatttggataatgagaaATTTCAAGAAGTTCTTCACGAGGCTGAAGCCATGCTTGCAAGCTTCGGTGCATCTGAGTTCTTTCCATACGTGGGATGGATAGTGGACAGGCTCTCTGGTAGATTTCAAAGACTTGACAAGATTTTCCATGAGTTGGATAGCTTTCTACAACTAGCAATTGATTTTCATCTTAATCCCGACAATACAAAAGAAGAACACGAAGACCTCGTCGATGTGCTGCTGAGAATAGAAAGGGAGCAAGCCAAGTCTGGTGGAGCTCCGTTCACTAAAGATAACATTAAGGCGATCCTCTTC GATATATTTGTGGGTGGAAGCAACACTGCTGCAGTTACCACGGTATGGGCAATGGCAGAGCTTGCAAGGAACCCACGAGTGATGAAGAAAGCACCAGATGAAGTCAGAAATTTCGTCGGAAACAAAGGAAAAGTCGCAGAAAGCGACACTCCTCATCTTCCTTACCTCAAGACGGTATTGAAAGAAACTCTCAGATTGCACCCTCCGGCTGCAATGCTTCTTCCAAGAGAAACTATGGCACCCTTTAAGATCAGCGGTTACGACATTTGCCCAAAATCATTGCTGCAAGTAAACAACTGGGCAATAGCAAGAGACCCTAAATATTGGAAAAACCCAGAAGAATTCCACCCAGAAAGGTTCTATGATAGCTCTATTGATTATAAAGGGCAAAACTTTGAGTTATTGCCATTTGGATCTGGTCGAAGAGGTTGTCCTGGGATGCATATGGGAACGACCACAGTTGAGCTTGCACTCGCCAATCTTTTGTACTGTTTTGATTGGAAATTACCCAGTGGGATGAAAGAGGAGGACATTCACATGGACGAGTCGACTGGTCCCGGCCTTACGCAGAAAAGGACACCACTGAAACTAGTTCCAGTCAAATTGTTTTAG